The proteins below come from a single Plantactinospora sp. KBS50 genomic window:
- the yidD gene encoding membrane protein insertion efficiency factor YidD: MLTLAIVAYRRWISPALPARCRFYPSCSAYALEAVTRHGALRGTVLAIRRLLRCHPFHPGGYDPVPEPGGRRRVDVTGA, from the coding sequence ATGCTGACGCTGGCCATCGTCGCGTACCGTCGTTGGATAAGCCCGGCACTGCCGGCTCGCTGTCGGTTCTACCCGTCGTGCAGCGCATACGCCCTGGAGGCGGTGACGCGGCACGGCGCCCTCAGGGGGACCGTCCTGGCGATCCGGCGGTTGTTGCGGTGCCACCCCTTCCACCCTGGTGGATATGACCCGGTGCCGGAGCCGGGCGGCCGCCGCCGTGTCGACGTGACTGGAGCCTGA
- a CDS encoding N-acetylmuramoyl-L-alanine amidase — translation MRPIRRGDHGPAVREIRGLLVGLDLLDGQPGGADEFDQATEQAVRVFQQNRGLSVDGRVGAETWRALEAARWRLGARTLYHAVPEPLRGEDVRALQERLLEMGYNVGYADSIYGARSARALAQFQREVGLVPDGTCGPQTMNALRRLGRKVVGGRPQWLREADAFRQSGPDLVGKVIVIDPGHGGADPGVVVPEGALRWTEADLAYDLASRLEGRLAAAGMRVHLTRGPAPAAALPDMARAQLANELGGDLLISLHVDGHPNPDADGVAAYHYGTGSGVTSTAGERLAGLVLREIVARTGMRDCHTHAKTWELLRLTRMPAVRVDVGYLTSPLDRARLIDPRFRDRTVDAIVAAVQRMYFPVERDVPTGSIDVRELRAALAAGVVT, via the coding sequence GTGCGCCCCATCCGACGCGGCGATCACGGCCCCGCCGTACGCGAGATCCGTGGTCTCCTGGTCGGCCTGGACCTGCTGGACGGCCAGCCCGGCGGCGCTGACGAGTTCGACCAGGCGACGGAACAGGCCGTCCGCGTGTTCCAGCAGAACCGCGGGCTGAGCGTGGACGGCCGGGTCGGAGCCGAAACCTGGCGCGCGCTGGAGGCGGCCCGCTGGCGGCTCGGTGCCCGCACCCTCTACCACGCGGTACCCGAGCCGCTGCGCGGCGAGGACGTACGGGCCCTCCAGGAACGCCTGCTGGAGATGGGGTACAACGTCGGGTACGCCGACAGCATCTACGGCGCCCGCAGCGCCCGGGCGCTGGCCCAGTTCCAGCGGGAGGTCGGCCTCGTGCCGGACGGCACCTGCGGGCCGCAGACCATGAACGCCCTGCGCCGGCTCGGCCGCAAGGTGGTCGGCGGCCGCCCGCAGTGGCTGCGCGAGGCCGACGCCTTCCGGCAGTCCGGTCCCGACCTGGTGGGCAAGGTCATCGTCATCGACCCGGGGCACGGCGGGGCGGACCCGGGCGTCGTGGTCCCGGAGGGCGCCCTCCGGTGGACCGAGGCCGACCTGGCGTACGACCTGGCCAGCCGGCTGGAGGGCCGGCTCGCCGCGGCCGGCATGCGGGTGCATCTGACCCGGGGTCCGGCGCCCGCCGCCGCGCTGCCCGACATGGCCCGGGCGCAGCTGGCCAACGAACTCGGCGGCGACCTGCTGATCTCCCTGCACGTGGACGGCCACCCGAACCCGGACGCGGACGGCGTTGCCGCCTACCACTACGGCACCGGCAGTGGCGTCACCTCCACCGCCGGCGAGCGGCTCGCCGGACTGGTGCTGCGGGAGATCGTGGCCCGGACCGGCATGCGGGACTGCCACACCCACGCGAAGACGTGGGAGTTGCTCCGGCTGACCCGGATGCCGGCGGTACGCGTGGACGTGGGCTACCTGACCTCGCCGCTGGACCGCGCCCGGCTCATCGACCCGCGGTTCCGGGACCGGACGGTCGACGCGATCGTGGCGGCCGTCCAGCGGATGTACTTCCCCGTCGAGCGGGACGTGCCCACCGGCTCGATCGACGTCCGGGAACTGCGCGCGGCCCTGGCCGCGGGCGTGGTCACCTGA
- a CDS encoding GNAT family N-acetyltransferase, translating to MSRRLVSLTLDTLEDLPRPCRQCIYWELDPVSADRACATGDPGLEKEAWVSQTLLEWGSCGKLVYVDGMPGGFVMYAPPAYVPRAMAFPTSPVSADAALLTTAHVVPAFAGGGLGRMLVQGVARDLTKRGIKAIEAFGDARFGEVGDEAGGCVAPADFFLSVGFKTVRPHPRYPRLRLELRTALSWKSDVEYALEKLLGSMSPENLLRPVRPATRSMV from the coding sequence ATGTCACGACGGCTGGTCAGTCTGACCCTGGACACCCTCGAGGATCTGCCCCGACCCTGCCGGCAGTGCATCTACTGGGAACTCGATCCGGTCTCCGCCGACCGGGCCTGCGCCACCGGCGACCCCGGGCTGGAGAAGGAGGCATGGGTCTCGCAGACCCTGCTCGAATGGGGTTCCTGCGGAAAACTCGTGTACGTCGACGGGATGCCGGGCGGTTTCGTCATGTACGCCCCGCCGGCGTACGTACCGCGCGCCATGGCGTTTCCCACCTCCCCGGTGTCGGCCGACGCGGCGCTGCTGACCACCGCGCACGTCGTGCCCGCGTTCGCCGGTGGCGGGCTGGGCCGGATGCTCGTGCAGGGCGTGGCGCGGGACCTCACCAAGCGCGGCATCAAGGCCATCGAGGCGTTCGGGGACGCGCGGTTCGGCGAGGTGGGTGACGAGGCCGGCGGCTGCGTGGCGCCGGCCGACTTCTTCCTCTCGGTGGGCTTCAAGACGGTGCGGCCGCATCCCCGGTACCCCCGGCTGCGCCTGGAACTGCGCACCGCGCTGTCCTGGAAGTCCGACGTCGAGTACGCGCTGGAGAAGCTGCTCGGCTCGATGAGCCCGGAGAACCTGCTGCGACCGGTGCGTCCCGCCACCCGCTCGATGGTCTGA
- the rpmH gene encoding 50S ribosomal protein L34 → MSKRTYQPNNRRRAKTHGFRLRMRTRAGRAIVANRRSKGRARLSA, encoded by the coding sequence GTGAGCAAGCGCACCTACCAGCCGAACAACCGCCGGCGCGCGAAGACCCACGGCTTCCGGCTGCGCATGCGCACCCGGGCCGGCCGGGCCATCGTGGCGAACCGCCGGTCCAAGGGTCGGGCACGCCTGTCGGCCTGA
- a CDS encoding D-alanine--D-alanine ligase, with protein MDSNPVEEATLPGPRTGAAVSELRVLVLAGGLSYERDVSLRSGRRVLDALRSSGVDVELRDADATLLPTLAGDPPDAVVIALHGATGEDGSLRGVLDLCGVPYVGCDARSSRLAWDKPSAKAVLQEAGIPTPDWVALPHDRFSELGAVAVLDRIVHRLGVPLMVKPAQGGSGLGAAVVRDAAALPAAMVGCFAYDSTALVERYVPGMDVGVSVVDLGDGPRALPAVEIVPRDGVYDYAARYTAGLTTWHAPARLPAEVAARVAETAVAAHRALGLRDVSRVDLIVDEQGGAHVLEVTVSPGMTETSLLPLAVKAAGLDLGAMLGTLVARAAARNH; from the coding sequence ATGGACAGCAACCCCGTCGAGGAAGCCACCCTGCCCGGGCCGCGAACCGGCGCGGCCGTGTCGGAACTCCGTGTGCTCGTACTGGCCGGCGGCCTGTCGTACGAGCGGGACGTGTCGCTGCGATCCGGCCGCCGGGTACTGGACGCGCTCCGGTCCTCCGGCGTCGACGTCGAACTGCGGGACGCGGACGCCACCCTGCTACCCACGCTCGCCGGCGACCCGCCGGACGCCGTGGTGATCGCCCTGCACGGCGCCACCGGCGAGGACGGGTCGCTGCGCGGCGTCCTGGACCTCTGCGGCGTGCCGTACGTCGGCTGCGACGCCCGCTCCTCCCGGCTCGCCTGGGACAAGCCGTCGGCCAAGGCGGTCCTCCAGGAGGCCGGGATCCCCACGCCCGACTGGGTGGCGCTGCCGCACGACCGGTTCTCCGAACTCGGCGCCGTCGCCGTACTGGACCGGATCGTCCACCGGCTCGGCGTGCCGCTGATGGTCAAGCCCGCGCAGGGCGGGTCGGGGCTGGGCGCCGCCGTGGTCCGGGACGCGGCCGCGCTGCCGGCCGCCATGGTGGGCTGTTTCGCGTACGACTCGACCGCGCTGGTCGAGCGGTACGTCCCCGGCATGGACGTCGGCGTCTCGGTGGTGGACCTGGGCGACGGCCCGCGCGCGCTGCCGGCCGTGGAGATCGTCCCCCGGGACGGCGTGTACGACTACGCGGCGCGGTACACGGCGGGACTGACCACCTGGCACGCCCCGGCCCGGCTGCCCGCCGAGGTGGCCGCGCGGGTCGCCGAGACGGCCGTGGCCGCCCACCGGGCGCTCGGGTTGCGCGACGTGTCCCGGGTGGACCTGATCGTGGACGAGCAGGGCGGCGCGCACGTCCTCGAGGTGACGGTGTCCCCGGGGATGACCGAGACCTCGCTGCTGCCACTCGCCGTGAAGGCCGCCGGGCTCGACCTGGGCGCGATGCTCGGCACGCTCGTGGCACGCGCGGCCGCCCGCAACCACTGA
- the trxA gene encoding thioredoxin, translating into MGVTQAVTDADFASTVLQSDKPVLVDFWAEWCAPCRKVAPLLEEIAGEMADKVTIVKLNIDENPQTAMAYRVMSVPTLTVFKGGQPVQSVAGAKPKGDLVRLIEAAL; encoded by the coding sequence GTGGGAGTAACACAGGCGGTCACCGACGCAGACTTCGCCAGTACCGTGCTGCAGTCCGACAAGCCGGTCCTGGTGGACTTCTGGGCTGAATGGTGCGCCCCGTGCCGTAAGGTCGCTCCCCTGCTGGAGGAGATCGCCGGCGAGATGGCGGACAAGGTCACCATCGTCAAGCTGAACATCGACGAGAACCCGCAGACCGCCATGGCGTACCGGGTGATGTCGGTGCCGACCCTGACCGTCTTCAAGGGCGGGCAGCCGGTGCAGTCGGTGGCCGGCGCGAAGCCCAAGGGCGATCTGGTCCGGCTGATCGAGGCGGCCCTCTGA
- the trxB gene encoding thioredoxin-disulfide reductase, which translates to MDEVRNLIIIGSGPAGYTAAVYAARANLKPLVIEGVQSGGALMTTTEVENFPGFPDGVMGPELMDSMRKQAERFGAEFLTDDVTSVELVDTGIPGSDAAHTVRVGQTVYRAKAVILSTGSAWRPLGVPGEQEYLGHGVSSCATCDGFFFRNQQIVVVGGGDSAMEEATFLTKFADSVTILHRRDEFRASKIMADRALQNEKIRVEWNTIVEEILGADGKVTGVRVLNAHTGQTKVLDVAGVFVAIGHDPRSELFRGQVELDADGYVKVDAPTTHTSVPGVFAAGDVVDHTYRQAITAAGTGCAAALDAERFLATLEV; encoded by the coding sequence GTGGACGAGGTCCGCAACCTGATCATCATCGGCTCGGGACCGGCGGGCTACACCGCGGCGGTCTACGCCGCACGCGCCAACCTCAAGCCCCTGGTGATCGAGGGTGTGCAGTCCGGCGGTGCGCTGATGACGACCACCGAGGTGGAGAACTTCCCGGGGTTCCCGGACGGCGTGATGGGTCCGGAGCTGATGGACTCGATGCGCAAGCAGGCCGAGCGCTTCGGCGCCGAGTTCCTCACCGACGACGTCACCTCGGTGGAACTGGTGGACACCGGCATCCCGGGCTCGGACGCCGCTCACACGGTACGGGTCGGCCAGACGGTGTACCGCGCCAAGGCGGTCATCCTGTCCACCGGTTCGGCCTGGCGGCCGCTGGGCGTGCCGGGCGAGCAGGAATATCTGGGCCACGGCGTGTCGTCCTGCGCCACCTGTGACGGCTTCTTCTTCCGCAACCAGCAGATCGTGGTGGTCGGCGGGGGTGACTCGGCGATGGAGGAGGCGACCTTCCTCACCAAGTTCGCCGACTCCGTGACGATCCTGCACCGCCGGGACGAGTTCCGGGCCAGCAAGATCATGGCCGACCGGGCGCTGCAGAACGAGAAGATCCGCGTCGAGTGGAACACCATCGTCGAGGAGATCCTCGGCGCGGACGGCAAGGTGACCGGCGTACGGGTGTTGAACGCCCACACCGGTCAGACCAAGGTGCTGGACGTCGCGGGCGTCTTCGTGGCGATCGGGCACGACCCGCGCAGCGAGTTGTTCCGCGGCCAGGTGGAGCTGGACGCCGACGGCTACGTCAAGGTGGACGCGCCCACCACGCACACCAGCGTCCCGGGCGTCTTCGCGGCCGGTGACGTGGTCGACCACACCTATCGCCAGGCGATCACCGCGGCCGGCACCGGTTGCGCGGCTGCGCTGGATGCCGAGCGGTTCCTCGCAACGTTGGAAGTATGA
- a CDS encoding AAA family ATPase, protein MQDNATYDESNGGYPGVAGGGAGVSRETGTDGWSAGDRPRAAYRDGDAAPQSRPGRPAVPEQGWPEGGQSRTDGPGVAGAGPNPPAARVGRPAADPTAPAGPAAARSGGAPQAPATGYAPPAADTPDAPAGFPATEPSAAYVSPEAPPPHDDDPPLAMEALRAVQILNPSGEVTMPRPDSPRIMCVANQKGGVGKTTTTVNLAVALALHGNRVLVIDLDPQGNASTGLNVPHHTGIPDVYDCLIDSTPIADVAQPVEGIPNLWCVPATIDLAGAEIELVSVVARESRLSRAIAAHPEPFDYVFIDCPPSLGLLTVNALVAAREVLIPIQCEYYALEGLNQLINNINLVRQHLNPTLEVSTILLTMYDRRTRLADAVEQDVRNHFGDKVLQAVIPRNVRVSEAPSYGQSVMTYDPGSRGATSYFEAAQEIAQRGVRATVGRNA, encoded by the coding sequence GTGCAGGACAACGCTACATACGACGAGTCGAACGGCGGCTACCCCGGCGTGGCCGGGGGTGGCGCCGGTGTTTCACGTGAAACCGGCACCGACGGCTGGTCGGCCGGGGACCGCCCCCGGGCGGCGTACCGGGACGGGGACGCCGCGCCGCAATCCAGACCGGGCCGCCCGGCCGTACCGGAACAGGGCTGGCCGGAAGGCGGCCAGAGCCGGACGGACGGCCCCGGCGTTGCCGGTGCGGGCCCGAACCCGCCGGCGGCCCGGGTAGGGCGACCAGCCGCCGACCCGACGGCCCCCGCCGGCCCCGCGGCGGCCCGCTCCGGCGGCGCCCCGCAGGCTCCCGCGACCGGGTACGCCCCGCCGGCCGCGGACACGCCGGACGCCCCGGCCGGGTTCCCGGCCACCGAGCCTTCGGCCGCGTACGTTTCACCGGAGGCCCCGCCCCCGCACGATGACGACCCACCCCTGGCTATGGAGGCATTGCGCGCCGTGCAGATCCTCAACCCGAGCGGCGAGGTGACCATGCCCCGCCCCGACAGCCCTCGGATCATGTGCGTTGCCAACCAGAAGGGCGGGGTCGGCAAGACCACCACAACCGTCAACCTGGCCGTGGCGCTCGCCCTGCACGGCAACCGGGTACTGGTGATCGACCTGGATCCGCAGGGCAACGCCTCCACCGGGCTGAACGTGCCGCACCACACCGGCATCCCCGACGTGTACGACTGCCTGATCGACAGCACCCCGATCGCCGACGTCGCCCAGCCGGTCGAGGGCATCCCGAACCTGTGGTGCGTGCCGGCGACCATCGACCTCGCCGGTGCGGAGATCGAGCTGGTCTCGGTGGTCGCCCGGGAGTCCCGGCTGTCCCGCGCGATCGCCGCGCATCCCGAACCCTTCGACTACGTGTTCATCGACTGCCCGCCGTCGTTGGGTCTGTTGACGGTCAACGCGCTGGTGGCGGCCCGCGAGGTGCTCATCCCCATCCAGTGCGAGTACTACGCGCTGGAAGGGCTGAACCAGCTCATCAACAACATCAACCTGGTGCGCCAGCACCTGAACCCGACGCTGGAGGTCTCGACCATCCTGCTCACCATGTACGACCGGCGTACCCGGCTGGCCGACGCGGTGGAACAGGACGTTCGCAACCACTTCGGCGACAAGGTCCTCCAAGCCGTGATCCCGCGCAACGTCCGGGTTTCCGAGGCTCCGAGCTACGGCCAGTCGGTGATGACCTACGATCCCGGATCGCGGGGCGCCACCAGCTACTTCGAGGCGGCCCAGGAGATCGCGCAACGGGGAGTCCGGGCCACCGTGGGCCGGAACGCCTGA
- a CDS encoding R3H domain-containing nucleic acid-binding protein, whose protein sequence is MTETSTPRADQPLSEETDAAVVSPGDVEADEDVEESGEETSTPASGAGESDLFRQSEIAADYVEGLLDILDYDGDIDELVSNGRPMVEVVGGRLNALVGQRGATLEALQELARLAVFRQTGSPSRLLLDVGGYRATRRKELGAVAKNAVEKVREYGEPVRLDPMSAFERKCVHDVVNAIDGVESESEGVEPNRRIVVRSVD, encoded by the coding sequence GTGACCGAGACGAGCACGCCCCGTGCCGACCAGCCGCTGAGCGAGGAGACCGACGCGGCGGTGGTTTCCCCGGGCGATGTCGAGGCGGATGAGGACGTCGAGGAGTCGGGTGAGGAGACCTCGACACCGGCCTCCGGCGCCGGGGAAAGCGACCTGTTCCGGCAGAGCGAGATCGCGGCGGACTACGTCGAGGGTCTGCTGGACATCCTCGACTACGACGGCGACATCGATGAACTGGTGTCCAACGGCCGGCCCATGGTCGAGGTGGTCGGCGGCCGGCTGAACGCCCTCGTGGGCCAGCGCGGTGCCACCCTGGAGGCGCTGCAGGAACTGGCTCGGTTGGCGGTGTTCCGGCAGACCGGCTCGCCCAGCCGGCTGCTGCTGGACGTCGGCGGCTACCGGGCCACCCGGCGCAAGGAGCTGGGTGCCGTCGCGAAGAACGCGGTGGAGAAGGTCCGCGAGTACGGCGAGCCGGTCCGGCTCGATCCGATGAGCGCCTTCGAACGCAAGTGCGTGCACGACGTGGTGAACGCCATCGACGGCGTGGAGAGCGAGTCGGAGGGCGTCGAGCCGAACCGGCGGATCGTCGTACGGTCCGTTGACTGA
- a CDS encoding ParB/RepB/Spo0J family partition protein, with translation MKNRPRGGLGRGLGALIPTTPVEPTTGAVAGVPAGPAYEAVAGAPVAEAGPAGSVATEEDDRLAPVPGARFAEVPVGSIVPNPKQPRQVFDEEALAELKTSIEQVGFLQPIVVRQLADQQYELVMGERRWRAAQEVGRETIPAIVRDTRDDAMLRDALLENIHRANLNPLEEAAAYQQLLEEFGATHEELARRIGRSRPQISNTLRLLNLPAQVQRRVAAGVLSAGHARALLSLEDGDAQEALAHRIVAEGLSVRATEELVSLAAAEDPAAKAGPARRRAKPHAPGLSELADRLSDRFDTRVKVDIGRSKGKITIEFATVDDLERIVGLIGMEDSPEE, from the coding sequence ATGAAGAACCGTCCACGCGGCGGGCTGGGACGCGGGCTGGGCGCGCTGATCCCGACCACGCCGGTGGAGCCGACGACCGGAGCGGTTGCCGGCGTCCCAGCCGGACCGGCCTACGAGGCCGTGGCCGGGGCGCCGGTCGCCGAGGCCGGGCCGGCCGGGAGCGTCGCGACGGAGGAGGACGACCGGCTCGCCCCGGTGCCGGGCGCCAGGTTCGCCGAGGTGCCGGTGGGCTCGATCGTGCCGAACCCGAAGCAGCCGCGGCAGGTCTTCGACGAGGAGGCGCTGGCGGAGCTGAAGACCTCGATCGAGCAGGTGGGTTTCCTCCAGCCGATCGTGGTGCGGCAGCTCGCCGACCAGCAGTACGAGCTGGTGATGGGCGAGCGCCGGTGGCGGGCAGCCCAGGAGGTCGGCCGGGAGACGATTCCGGCCATCGTGCGGGACACCCGCGACGACGCCATGCTGCGGGACGCGCTGCTGGAGAACATCCACCGGGCCAACCTGAACCCGCTGGAGGAGGCCGCGGCGTACCAGCAGCTCCTTGAGGAGTTCGGTGCGACGCACGAGGAACTGGCCCGCCGGATCGGCCGCAGCCGTCCACAGATCTCGAACACCCTCCGGCTGCTCAACCTCCCGGCGCAGGTGCAGCGCCGGGTTGCCGCCGGGGTGCTGTCCGCCGGCCACGCCCGGGCGTTGCTGAGCCTGGAGGACGGCGACGCCCAGGAGGCGCTCGCGCACCGGATCGTGGCCGAAGGGCTTTCGGTACGGGCCACCGAGGAACTGGTGTCGCTGGCCGCGGCCGAGGACCCGGCCGCCAAGGCCGGCCCCGCCCGGCGACGGGCGAAGCCGCACGCGCCGGGGCTCTCCGAACTCGCCGACCGGCTGTCGGACCGCTTCGACACCCGGGTCAAGGTCGACATCGGTCGGTCCAAGGGGAAGATCACCATCGAGTTCGCCACGGTCGACGACCTGGAGCGGATCGTGGGCCTCATCGGCATGGAAGACTCCCCCGAAGAGTGA
- the yidC gene encoding membrane protein insertase YidC, producing the protein MSLDWIYWAISWILLRWHSLWEAIGVSAGQVLGTNWAWILSIIFLVVTVRVILFPIFVKQIKSQRAMQALQPKVKELQEKHKGDRETLQKEMMELYRKEKANPLMGCLPMFLQIPVFLGLFHTLKRLNPNAKEQYKTLYGWTADQFTDAAHATLFHAPISGRFGSTAADLTGLGASTTTVKIVAGILVAIMIATTYLTSRQMILKTGWAEDPQQKMIQRLMLYGIPVSLLVSGSIFPIGVIIYWVTNNLFTLAQQQWVLRKFPPPPTVNRTASGKATPAKAPAKPTGRGPAKPRAGAAANVVQPAKSGGLLRRGNKANGAEPVEPATPNRALAPKPGAKPVNPKKNRPAKRR; encoded by the coding sequence TTGAGTCTCGACTGGATCTACTGGGCGATCTCATGGATCCTGCTGCGCTGGCACTCGCTGTGGGAGGCGATCGGTGTCTCCGCCGGCCAGGTGCTCGGCACCAACTGGGCGTGGATCCTCTCGATCATCTTCCTGGTGGTGACCGTCCGGGTCATCCTGTTCCCGATCTTCGTCAAGCAGATCAAGTCGCAGCGGGCCATGCAGGCGTTGCAGCCCAAGGTCAAGGAGCTGCAGGAGAAGCACAAGGGTGACCGGGAGACGCTCCAGAAGGAAATGATGGAGCTGTACCGGAAGGAAAAGGCCAACCCGCTGATGGGCTGCCTTCCGATGTTCCTCCAGATCCCGGTCTTCCTCGGCCTCTTCCACACCCTCAAGCGGCTGAACCCGAACGCCAAGGAGCAGTACAAGACCCTGTACGGCTGGACGGCCGACCAGTTCACCGACGCCGCCCACGCGACGCTGTTCCACGCCCCCATCTCCGGCCGGTTCGGTTCCACCGCGGCCGACCTGACGGGCCTGGGCGCGAGCACCACCACCGTGAAGATCGTCGCGGGCATCCTGGTGGCGATCATGATCGCCACCACCTACCTGACCAGCCGCCAGATGATCCTCAAGACGGGCTGGGCCGAGGACCCGCAGCAGAAGATGATCCAGCGGCTGATGCTGTACGGCATCCCGGTCTCGCTGCTGGTGTCGGGGTCGATCTTCCCGATCGGTGTGATCATCTACTGGGTCACGAACAACCTGTTCACGCTGGCCCAGCAGCAGTGGGTGCTCCGCAAGTTCCCGCCGCCGCCCACCGTGAACCGGACGGCCTCCGGCAAGGCGACGCCGGCCAAGGCGCCCGCGAAGCCCACCGGCCGGGGGCCGGCGAAGCCGCGCGCCGGTGCGGCCGCCAACGTCGTGCAGCCGGCCAAGTCGGGTGGGCTGTTGCGCCGGGGCAACAAGGCCAACGGCGCCGAGCCGGTCGAGCCCGCCACGCCGAACCGGGCATTGGCCCCGAAGCCCGGCGCCAAGCCGGTCAACCCGAAGAAGAACCGGCCGGCCAAACGCCGGTGA
- a CDS encoding PLP-dependent aminotransferase family protein, with protein MTGTTLDDYTDRYAQRVRGMTASEIRALFAVASRPEVVSLAGGAPYISALPLDAVGEVLGRLVAEHGATTLQYGIGQGTLELRERICEVMALSGIDVGCGASPEDVVVTVGGQQALDLVARLFLDPGDVVLAEGPTYVGALGVFQSAQAQVVHVPMDDDGLVPEALEAAIAETARTGRRAKFLYTIPTYQNPTGVTLSEERRERVLDICERAGLLVVEDDPYSQLGFDGETPAPLRARRRDGVFYLSTFSKTFAPGLRVGWILAPHAVRDKLVIANEAQVLCPSAFAQAAVTAYLSTMPWRQQLKVYREVYRERRDALLTALTDLMPEGTSWTNPSGGLFVWATLPDGLDAKAMVPRAIAARVAYVPGIGFYADGSGVGNMRLNFSFPPPERIREGVRRLAGVMEQETAMRRVFGAAVGSPARDGAVAATGVDPRDPRTRLA; from the coding sequence ATGACCGGCACGACGCTCGACGACTACACCGACCGCTACGCCCAGCGGGTACGCGGGATGACAGCGTCCGAGATCCGGGCGCTGTTCGCGGTGGCGAGCCGACCGGAGGTCGTGTCGCTGGCCGGTGGCGCACCCTACATCTCCGCGCTGCCGCTGGACGCCGTCGGCGAGGTACTCGGTCGGCTGGTCGCCGAGCACGGCGCCACCACCCTCCAGTACGGGATCGGCCAGGGCACCCTGGAGCTGCGCGAGCGGATCTGCGAGGTGATGGCCCTCTCCGGCATCGACGTGGGCTGCGGCGCGTCGCCCGAGGACGTGGTGGTGACGGTCGGCGGCCAGCAGGCGCTCGACCTGGTGGCCCGGCTCTTCCTCGATCCGGGCGACGTGGTGCTGGCCGAGGGACCCACCTACGTGGGCGCGCTGGGGGTGTTCCAGTCCGCGCAGGCCCAGGTGGTGCACGTACCGATGGACGACGACGGGCTGGTGCCGGAGGCGCTGGAGGCGGCGATCGCCGAGACCGCGCGCACCGGCCGGCGGGCGAAGTTCCTCTACACCATCCCGACGTACCAGAACCCCACCGGCGTCACGCTGTCCGAGGAGCGCCGGGAGCGGGTGCTGGACATCTGCGAGCGGGCCGGCCTGCTGGTGGTCGAGGACGACCCGTACAGCCAGCTCGGCTTCGACGGCGAGACCCCGGCGCCGCTGCGCGCCCGCCGCCGGGACGGGGTCTTCTACCTGAGCACGTTCTCCAAGACCTTCGCGCCCGGCCTGCGGGTGGGCTGGATCCTGGCCCCGCACGCGGTACGCGACAAGCTGGTGATCGCCAACGAGGCGCAGGTGCTCTGCCCGAGCGCGTTCGCCCAGGCGGCCGTCACCGCGTACCTGTCCACGATGCCGTGGCGGCAGCAGCTCAAGGTCTACCGGGAGGTCTACCGGGAGCGCCGGGACGCGCTGCTGACCGCGCTGACCGACCTGATGCCCGAGGGCACCAGCTGGACCAACCCGAGCGGCGGCCTGTTCGTCTGGGCCACCCTCCCGGACGGCCTGGACGCCAAGGCCATGGTTCCGCGGGCCATCGCCGCGCGGGTCGCCTACGTGCCCGGAATCGGCTTCTACGCCGATGGTTCGGGGGTGGGCAACATGCGGCTCAACTTCTCCTTCCCGCCCCCGGAGCGGATCCGTGAGGGCGTCCGCCGGCTGGCCGGGGTGATGGAGCAGGAGACCGCGATGCGCCGGGTCTTCGGCGCCGCGGTCGGCAGCCCGGCCCGCGACGGCGCCGTGGCGGCCACCGGGGTCGACCCGCGGGACCCGCGTACCCGCTTGGCATGA
- the rnpA gene encoding ribonuclease P protein component, producing MLPAVHRLRRSTDFAAAIRDGRRAGRGSVVVHLYSPTPVAVSGPPQPEPAPSGGTGSPSPPPRAGFVVSRAVGNAVRRNTVRRRLRHLVRDRIPGLPAGTTLVVRALPAAATSPYDRLAADLDAALAAARGPRRPGRRPR from the coding sequence GTGCTCCCCGCCGTGCACCGACTGCGGCGCAGCACCGACTTCGCCGCAGCGATCCGGGACGGCCGGCGGGCCGGTCGCGGCTCGGTCGTCGTCCACCTCTACTCACCCACCCCCGTGGCGGTCAGCGGACCGCCGCAGCCAGAGCCGGCACCGTCCGGCGGTACGGGATCGCCGTCCCCGCCGCCCCGGGCCGGCTTTGTCGTTTCCCGGGCGGTGGGCAACGCCGTACGCCGGAACACCGTCCGGCGTCGGCTGCGACACCTGGTGCGGGACCGGATTCCCGGTCTGCCCGCCGGGACCACCCTGGTCGTCCGGGCGCTCCCGGCGGCGGCCACGTCGCCCTACGACCGGCTGGCCGCCGATCTGGATGCCGCGCTGGCGGCCGCCCGCGGCCCCCGCCGGCCCGGCCGGCGGCCCCGATGA